The Actinomycetes bacterium genome window below encodes:
- a CDS encoding FAD/NAD(P)-binding protein, with protein MSIVGAGAAGTLTALHLAAASRGRRGERLEILLVDPAEHVGRGVAYSTRDGRHLLNVPARGMSAFPDEPNHFVDWLWRHVDSRTPPGDFARRSDFAAYLDDTLRTVVVDTDGVTVGHRRTRATGLTVRDGKIDLTLADGSQPGVDAAVLAPGVFAPGTAWAPVALLGHGGFVADPWAPGALAAVPDDGDVLLVGTGLTGVDVALTLGRPGRTLHLVSRRGRLPAVHATGRDETPGAPLPELVSVARRSRPGDLEHLRRLVARTVRDAVRERRDWRAAFDTLRPLTGALWSSLSADDQARFLREHAAWWDLHRHRMAPGS; from the coding sequence GTGTCAATCGTCGGCGCCGGCGCGGCCGGCACGCTGACGGCGCTCCACCTGGCTGCCGCCTCGCGCGGCCGCCGCGGCGAGCGGCTGGAGATCCTGCTGGTCGACCCGGCGGAGCACGTCGGGCGCGGGGTCGCCTACTCCACCCGCGACGGGCGCCACCTGCTCAACGTGCCGGCGCGGGGCATGTCTGCCTTCCCGGACGAGCCCAACCACTTCGTCGACTGGCTGTGGCGGCACGTCGACTCGCGCACCCCGCCCGGCGACTTCGCCCGGCGCAGCGACTTCGCGGCGTACCTCGACGACACCCTGCGGACCGTCGTGGTCGACACCGACGGCGTCACCGTCGGGCACCGCCGGACCCGCGCGACCGGGCTGACGGTCCGCGACGGCAAGATCGACCTGACGTTGGCCGACGGCAGCCAGCCGGGCGTCGACGCCGCGGTCCTGGCACCGGGCGTCTTCGCCCCGGGCACCGCGTGGGCGCCGGTCGCGCTGCTGGGCCACGGAGGCTTCGTCGCCGACCCGTGGGCGCCAGGCGCACTGGCCGCGGTCCCCGACGACGGTGACGTGCTGCTCGTCGGCACCGGGCTCACCGGCGTGGACGTGGCGCTGACGCTGGGCCGTCCCGGTCGCACCCTGCACCTCGTGAGCCGGCGCGGCCGGCTGCCCGCCGTGCACGCGACCGGCCGCGACGAGACCCCCGGCGCGCCGCTGCCGGAGCTGGTGTCGGTGGCCCGGCGCAGTCGCCCAGGCGACCTCGAGCACCTGCGCCGCCTGGTGGCGCGCACGGTGCGCGACGCGGTCCGTGAGCGGCGCGACTGGCGGGCGGCCTTCGACACGCTGCGCCCGCTGACCGGCGCTCTCTGGTCGTCGCTGTCCGCCGACGACCAGGCTCGCTTCCTCCGCGAGCACGCGGCGTGGTGGGACCTGCACCGGCACCGGATGGCACCCGGCTCG
- the kaiC gene encoding circadian clock protein KaiC, with the protein MSQLTPDRAAPAPVVQVATTDTAAIDRIPTGIPGLDHVTMGGFPRGRVTVIAGPAGSAKTVLAGQFLAAGAATGEPGVFVTLEESAADLRRNLATLGCDVAALEQRGDWAFVDGSPRYDSHLDQAAPLHVDTLLAQIGQAVDRTGATRVVVDSFGAALASESDQTGGRQRLRGLLAELRRLGATVVLTVESDHDSDGDVSVTGVEQYVADTVVLLRNTLEAESRRRTVEVLKMRGAQHRRGQFPFTVLGGEGLMVLPISVQELDQGSTDTRISSGNREVDALCGGGFFRDSIVLVSGATGTGKTLLVTEFLAGGVRGGERSLMLAFEESHDQLQRNARGWGYDFAKAEADGLLHVVSTYPEVATLEDHLVEIKRIIEEYQPARIAIDSLSALERVGSQKSFREFIIGLTSFVKAKQTVGLFTAATDTLLGGTSVTETHISTLTDSIILLRYVEVFGAVKRGLTVLKMRGSDHDRDIREYSIDAEGLHVGEPFRTVAGILSGNVVNVVPTDAIDDVMPPSFR; encoded by the coding sequence GTGAGCCAGCTGACCCCTGACCGGGCCGCCCCCGCGCCGGTGGTGCAGGTGGCGACGACGGACACCGCGGCCATCGACCGCATCCCGACCGGCATCCCGGGCCTCGACCACGTCACGATGGGCGGTTTCCCGCGCGGTCGGGTCACGGTCATCGCCGGGCCGGCGGGCAGCGCCAAGACGGTGCTGGCCGGCCAGTTCCTCGCCGCAGGGGCCGCGACCGGCGAGCCCGGGGTCTTCGTGACCCTCGAGGAGTCCGCGGCCGACCTGCGGCGCAACCTGGCCACCCTCGGCTGCGACGTCGCCGCGCTAGAGCAGCGCGGTGACTGGGCCTTCGTGGACGGGTCGCCCCGCTACGACAGCCACCTCGACCAGGCGGCGCCGCTGCACGTCGACACCCTGCTGGCGCAGATCGGGCAGGCGGTCGACCGCACCGGCGCCACCCGCGTCGTCGTCGACTCCTTCGGCGCCGCGCTGGCCTCCGAGAGCGACCAGACCGGTGGCCGGCAGCGGCTGCGCGGACTGCTCGCCGAGCTGCGCCGGCTCGGTGCGACGGTGGTCCTCACCGTCGAGAGCGACCATGACAGCGACGGCGACGTCTCGGTGACCGGTGTCGAGCAGTACGTCGCCGACACCGTGGTCCTGCTGCGCAACACGCTCGAGGCAGAGTCGCGTCGTCGCACCGTCGAAGTGCTCAAGATGCGCGGGGCGCAGCACCGGCGCGGCCAGTTCCCCTTCACCGTGCTCGGCGGTGAGGGGCTCATGGTGCTGCCCATCTCGGTGCAGGAGCTCGACCAGGGCTCGACGGACACCCGCATCAGCTCGGGCAACCGGGAGGTCGACGCGCTGTGCGGCGGCGGCTTCTTCCGCGACTCGATCGTGCTCGTCTCGGGCGCGACCGGCACGGGCAAGACGCTGCTGGTCACCGAGTTCCTCGCGGGTGGTGTCCGGGGCGGCGAGCGGTCGCTGATGCTGGCGTTCGAGGAGAGCCACGACCAGCTGCAGCGCAACGCACGCGGCTGGGGCTACGACTTCGCCAAGGCAGAGGCCGACGGCCTGCTGCACGTCGTGTCGACCTACCCTGAGGTGGCGACGCTCGAGGACCACCTGGTCGAGATCAAGCGGATCATCGAGGAGTACCAGCCGGCCCGGATCGCCATCGACAGCCTGTCCGCGCTGGAGCGGGTCGGCTCGCAGAAGTCGTTCCGCGAGTTCATCATCGGGCTGACGTCGTTCGTCAAGGCCAAGCAGACGGTCGGCCTCTTCACCGCCGCCACCGACACCCTGCTCGGTGGCACGTCGGTGACCGAGACCCACATCTCGACGCTGACCGACAGCATCATCCTGCTGCGCTACGTCGAGGTGTTCGGTGCGGTGAAGCGCGGCCTGACCGTGCTCAAGATGCGCGGGTCCGACCACGACCGCGACATCCGCGAGTACTCCATCGACGCCGAGGGCCTGCACGTCGGCGAACCCTTCCGGACGGTCGCCGGCATCCTGTCCGGCAACGTCGTCAACGTCGTCCCCACGGACGCGATCGACGACGTGATGCCGCCGTCCTTCCGCTGA